Proteins from one Podospora pseudoanserina strain CBS 124.78 chromosome 1, whole genome shotgun sequence genomic window:
- the TGL1 gene encoding cholesterol esterase (COG:I; MEROPS:MER0208659; EggNog:ENOG503NUHK), which translates to MPVPFLGRLNPTEYAALVGSFLLVGLEAFIRIFTLALPPSLLQLCYGISRRLFNRWTSPAQKRAEQRRKSVSASIRDASDFVDLCAMFGYTAEEHVVRTEDGYLLGIHRLAWRKGEEERRVNRGPTSVKKKVVYLHHGLLMNSEVWVCLTDEQRALPFALVEKGFDVWYSKKSIRYSPTTTEFWNFSIDQFALHDIPNSISYILEITGQPSLSYIGFSQGTAQAFASLSIHPKLNEQVNVFIALAPAMSPAGLSNGIVDALVKASPQVLFLLFGRRSILSSATMWQSILYPPLFTKLIDLGLSFLFNWQTKNISTSQKLAAYPHLYSFTSTKSVVHWFQIIRTKSFQMYDDDVHRPLISATSNKYTKVARYPTRNIKTPIVLVYGGSDSLVDIKAMLKELPSQTLANEIPHYEHLDFLWARDVDKLVFQHVFDALESFTGAEHTREEYERYRTVRKQHIDLVKMESGLRRASHLARGSDVADSDVSTAVGEETVRVAELNGSSNEDAAGTGEEMEEAQSEWGVSPTKRLESPLKFESKGLPQFQDRERPWSRESHIPSPTTQQQLQLQPTVLPPRTSRIARPRASKGNLAAEIAASGGEDYPNSPHTPVSKAEMTDGFADSPAGDTGPHAATTGMTGMMNMMTTPKRRGTGGSHMSFDSMRGGRGISLGASKFSDAVAVLDGEGGAEEH; encoded by the exons ATGCCTGTCCCCTTTCTGGGGCGCCTTAACCC CACCGAATATGCCGCCCTTGTTGGATCCTTTCTGCTTGTAGGGCTCGAGGCCTTTATTCGAATATTTACGCTTGCTTTGC CGCCGTCGTTACTACAGCTATGTTACGGGATCTCGAGACGTCTGTTTAATAGGTGGACTAGTCCAGCGCAGAAGCGGGCAGAGCAGAGGAGAAAAT CGGTCTCGGCCTCGATTCGCGATGCCTCCGATTTCGTCGATTTATGTGCCATGTTTGGCTACACCGCCGAGGAACACGTGGTACGAACCGAGGATGGGTATTTGCTGGGAATACACAGACTTGCATggcggaagggggaggaggaacggAGGGTGAATCGCGGGCCGACCAgcgtcaagaagaaggtggtttACCTGCACCATGGGCTGCTAATGAACAGCGAGGTGTGGGTTTGCTTGACGGATGAGCAGCGCGCTTTGCCCTTTGcattggtggagaagggTTTTGACGTTTGG TACTCGAAAAAGTCGATCCGATATTCCCCCACGACGACCGAGTTTTGGAACTTTTCCATTGACCAATTTGCCCTCCACGATATTCCTAATAGCATCAGCTACATTCTCGAGATCACCGGCCAGCCGTCCCTCTCCTACATCGGCTTCTCCCAAGGCACCGCGCAGGCTTTTGCCAGCTTGTCCATCCACCCCAAGCTCAACGAGCAGGTCAATGTCTTTATCGCTCTGGCGCCAGCCATGTCGCCAGCGGGCTTGTCTAACGGCATAGTTGACGCTCTGGTCAAGGCCTCGCCACAGGTGCTGTTCCTCCTTTTCGGCCGGCGGTCCATACTCAGCTCGGCCACCATGTGGCAGTCAATCCTCTATCCACCACTGTTCACCAAGCTCATCGATCTAGGTCTCTCGTTTCTCTTCAACTGGCAAACCAAAAACATCAGCACTTCGCAGAAACTGGCCGCTTACCCTCATCTCTACTCGTTCACCTCAACAAAATCAGTGGTACACTGGTTCCAGATCATACGAACCAAGTCCTTCCAAATGTATGATGACGATGTCCACCGGCCCCTGATCtcagccaccagcaacaagtACACCAAAGTCGCTAGGTACCCGACGAGGAACATCAAGACGCCGATCGTGCTCGTATACGGAGGTAGTGACTCGTTGGTCGATATCAAGGCCATGCTGAAGGAGCTTCCTAGTCAAACGCTAGCCAACGAGATCCCACACTACGAGCACCTGGACTTTTTGTGGGCGAGGGACGTGGACAAGTTGGTTTTCCAGCATGTCTTTGATGCGCTGGAGAGTTTCACTGGGGCGGAGCATACGAGGGAGGAGTATGAGCGGTATAGAACTGTCAGGAAACAGCACATAGACTTGGTCAAGATGGAGAGTGGGCTGAGAAGGGCAAGCCACCTGGCTAGGGGAAGTGATGTGGCTGATAGTGATGTCAGCACAGCGGTTGGGGAAGAAACAGTGAGGGTCGCGGAGTTGAATGGGAGTTCAAATGAAGACGCGGCCgggactggggaggagatggaggaggcgcaAAGTGAATGGGGGGTGTCACCTACAAAGAGGCTAGAAAGCCCGTTGAAGTTTGAGTCGAAGGGCCTGCCACAGTTTCAGGACCGTGAGAGGCCATGGTCGAGGGAGAGCCACATCCCTTCGCCGacaacacagcagcagctaCAGCTCCAACCCACCGTCTTGCCACCTAGGACAAGTAGGATTGCCAGGCCGAGGGCTAGCAAGGGGAACCTAGCTGCCGAGATAGCTGCTTCCGGTGGTGAGGACTACCCAAACTCCCCGCACACGCCCGTGTCCAAAGCGGAGATGACGGACGGGTTCGCAGACAGTCCAGCTGGCGACACTGGCCCTCACGCCGCCACGACGGGGATGACGGGGATGATGAACATGATGACTACTCctaagaggagggggacgggagggagTCATATGAGTTTTGACTCtatgaggggagggaggggaattAGTCTGGGTGCCAGTAAGTTCTCCGACGCTGTTGCTGTTCTtgatggggaaggaggggcagaAGAACACTGA